A window from Vigna angularis cultivar LongXiaoDou No.4 chromosome 7, ASM1680809v1, whole genome shotgun sequence encodes these proteins:
- the LOC108338696 gene encoding serine/arginine-rich splicing factor RSZ22-like isoform X2: protein MSRVYVGNLDSRVTERDLEDEFRVFGVIRSVWVARRPPGYAFIDFDDRRDAQDAIRELDGKNGWRVELSHNSRGGGGGRGGRSGGSDLKCYECGEPGHFARECRLRGGSGRRRSRSPPRFRRSPSYGRSPRGRSPRRRSLSPRGRSYSRSPPYRGREEVPYANGNGLRERRRSRS, encoded by the exons ATGTCTCGCGTGTATGTTGGTAACTTGGATTCACGAGTGACGGAGAGGGATCTTGAAGACGAATTCCGTGTTTTCGGAGTTATTCGGAG TGTTTGGGTTGCACGAAGGCCACCTGGTTATGCTTTTATTGACTTTGATGATAGGAGAGATGCTCAGGATGCTATTCGTGAATTAGATG GCAAGAATGGTTGGAGGGTTGAGCTTTCTCACAATTCTAGGGGTGGAGGTGGTGGCCGCGGTGGCCGTTCTGGTGGTTCTGATTTGAAATGTTACGAGTGTGGTGAACCTGGTCATTTTGCCAGGGAATGTCGCTTACGTGGTGGATCAGGAAGACGCCGAAGCCGCAGCCCACCTCGATTTCGTAGGAGCCCTAGCTATGGACGAAG TCCTCGTGGGCGATCTCCTAGACGCCGCAGCTTATCACCTCGTGGACGAAGCTACAGCAGGTCACCTCCCTATCGTGGACGGGAGGAGGTTCCATATGCTAATGG AAATGGCCTTAGGGAACGTCGCAGAAGCAGAAGTTGA
- the LOC108338696 gene encoding serine/arginine-rich splicing factor RSZ22-like isoform X1: MSRVYVGNLDSRVTERDLEDEFRVFGVIRSVWVARRPPGYAFIDFDDRRDAQDAIRELDGKNGWRVELSHNSRGGGGGRGGRSGGSDLKCYECGEPGHFARECRLRGGSGRRRSRSPPRFRRSPSYGRRSYSPRGRSPRRRSLSPRGRSYSRSPPYRGREEVPYANGNGLRERRRSRS; the protein is encoded by the exons ATGTCTCGCGTGTATGTTGGTAACTTGGATTCACGAGTGACGGAGAGGGATCTTGAAGACGAATTCCGTGTTTTCGGAGTTATTCGGAG TGTTTGGGTTGCACGAAGGCCACCTGGTTATGCTTTTATTGACTTTGATGATAGGAGAGATGCTCAGGATGCTATTCGTGAATTAGATG GCAAGAATGGTTGGAGGGTTGAGCTTTCTCACAATTCTAGGGGTGGAGGTGGTGGCCGCGGTGGCCGTTCTGGTGGTTCTGATTTGAAATGTTACGAGTGTGGTGAACCTGGTCATTTTGCCAGGGAATGTCGCTTACGTGGTGGATCAGGAAGACGCCGAAGCCGCAGCCCACCTCGATTTCGTAGGAGCCCTAGCTATGGACGAAG GAGTTACAGTCCTCGTGGGCGATCTCCTAGACGCCGCAGCTTATCACCTCGTGGACGAAGCTACAGCAGGTCACCTCCCTATCGTGGACGGGAGGAGGTTCCATATGCTAATGG AAATGGCCTTAGGGAACGTCGCAGAAGCAGAAGTTGA